From the Pelorhabdus rhamnosifermentans genome, the window AGAAGCTTTACGTAGTGTGCCAGGAGTTGGGATTAATAATTATGGCAATGGTGTAGGTACGGCCTATTCGAACAGCGTTAGTATCAACGGTTCTAAAAATATTGTGGTTTTAATTGACGGTGTCCGGGTCAATGTGAATGGCAGTGGATTTCCTGCCGGATTAATTAATTCTATGGATAGCATTGAAAGAATTGAAGTGCTGAAAGGAGCTGCTTCGACTCTTTACGGTTCAGATGCGCAAGGCGGTGTTATCAATATTATTACCCGTAAAGCGGAAACGAATAAAACGACATTGACAATGTCCGGGGGAAGTTATGATAAAGAAAATTATTCCCTGTCTAATCAGGGAAAATCCGGTGATTATAGCTGGTTAATTACTAGTCAAAAGGACATTTCTGGAAATTATAAGGACGGACATGGTAATGAACTTCCGACTCATTTGAATGCGATTACTAATACCTTCAAACTGACCAAAAAAATCAATGATGCATCCGATATTACGATGAGTTACGATCAATATAAAGATAATTTCTTGTATTCCTATTATGGTCCGAACACAGGATCAGATGATAATTACAAGTGGAGAGTTAATTACAGGTATAAATTTTCAGATAATTCATCTAACTCTTTGACTTTTTATACGAATCGAAATAAGGTGAACACTTATTTTAATGGTGGTTATTCATGGCTGCTAGATACAAAGACAAGAGGAATTCAGGATCAGTATACGCAAAAGGTCGGTAAAGATCATGTGATAACAACCGGTTTTGATATTTATCAGGATGAGATGGTTCATTATAAAGATTCTTCTTCTTCGGCAGATAATAGCCCTATTAACGGGAAAACCATAACAGACCGGGCAGTATATTTACAGGATGAATGGAATTTATCTAATCAGTGGAAACTGACTTCTGGGATTCGCAATGATAACAATTCCAATTATGGAAATCATGCTACTCCCAGTTTCAACTTAGGATATACACAAGATGATCATACCAATTATTATATTGCTTATAAAGAATACTTTATTTCACCTAATTTTTATCAATTATATGATGGGGCACATGGAAATCCAAATTTAAAAGCAGAAACAGGCCATACAACAGAGGCAGGTGTGAATCATAAATTTGATGAGACCTTGACTGCGTCAGCACATATTTTTGAAACCAGTAGTAAAAACAAATTTAATGTTCCGTCGCCGTATGGTTCTGACCCGTATGAAAACATTGATAATGATATCATTCATGGCTGGGATGCACAATTGAATAAACAATGGTCAAAAGCATGGAGTACGTTTGTTGGGTATACACACCTTAAAGAGACGACAGTAAGCCAATATGCAAGTACACCCGGCGGTGTTTGGAATATCGGCGTAAATTATCAGCAGGATAAATGGGATGTTCATTTACAAGGCAATGACTATATAGGTGCACCTCAATATTTGCCGTGCAGTACCTATTGGGTATGGAATACGGCAATAAATTATCAGATGACCAAGGATACTAAAGCGTTCTTTAAAGTAAATAATTTATTCAATAAATACTATTCAGAATATACGGATGGATCTGGTCCTTATGGTGGTTGGTCCTATTATACGAGTCCAGGCCGCAATTATCAATGGGGCGTCCAGTATCAGTTTTAGATAAAATATTAAGTTCTTCTTTGTCGAATTTATGATGCTAGCAGTTTAAATGAAGGGAGAATAAAAGTGATGGAAAAGCATGGATTAGTCATTGTACATACGGGAAATGGTAAGGGGAAGACGACTGCTTCGCTTGGCATGGGGATGCGCGCCTGGGGACAAGGACTTAGGGTGTTAGTCATTCAATTTATCAAGGGCAATTGGATATATGGCGAATTGAAGGCTGCGGAACAACTAGGTCCTCGTTTTGTAATGCATCAGATGGGGGAAGGCTTTTTGAAAAATTCTTCAGATGATAAAATGTCAGTTCATCGTCAAGCAGCAGTTGAAGCACTAACAACAGCGAAAGCAGCGATTCAATCAAGCGAATGGGATATGATTATTCTTGATGAAATTAATTATGCTGTGAAGTTTGGCATTGTAGCGGTGGAAGATGTGTTGGAATTAATAGATCATAAGCCATCCTTGCTGCATTTGGTTTTGACTGGCAGAGACGCTAGGCCTCAGATAATTGAAAAGGCAGATTTGGTTACAGAAATGAAAGAAATCAAACATCCTTATAAGCAAGGTATTCAAGCGCAGCCAGGAATTGAATTTTAAATGAATTGTACTATATGACAAGAATATAACAAAATTGTCCCAAAAAGCAATT encodes:
- a CDS encoding TonB-dependent receptor plug domain-containing protein, with translation MMLKKRTMNKKSHAMLCALVSSALLLPATGIGYAAEQSDYSFDQVVVTATKTPVKQFEANANISVITREQIETNHYQDLTEALRSVPGVGINNYGNGVGTAYSNSVSINGSKNIVVLIDGVRVNVNGSGFPAGLINSMDSIERIEVLKGAASTLYGSDAQGGVINIITRKAETNKTTLTMSGGSYDKENYSLSNQGKSGDYSWLITSQKDISGNYKDGHGNELPTHLNAITNTFKLTKKINDASDITMSYDQYKDNFLYSYYGPNTGSDDNYKWRVNYRYKFSDNSSNSLTFYTNRNKVNTYFNGGYSWLLDTKTRGIQDQYTQKVGKDHVITTGFDIYQDEMVHYKDSSSSADNSPINGKTITDRAVYLQDEWNLSNQWKLTSGIRNDNNSNYGNHATPSFNLGYTQDDHTNYYIAYKEYFISPNFYQLYDGAHGNPNLKAETGHTTEAGVNHKFDETLTASAHIFETSSKNKFNVPSPYGSDPYENIDNDIIHGWDAQLNKQWSKAWSTFVGYTHLKETTVSQYASTPGGVWNIGVNYQQDKWDVHLQGNDYIGAPQYLPCSTYWVWNTAINYQMTKDTKAFFKVNNLFNKYYSEYTDGSGPYGGWSYYTSPGRNYQWGVQYQF
- the cobO gene encoding cob(I)yrinic acid a,c-diamide adenosyltransferase, whose amino-acid sequence is MEKHGLVIVHTGNGKGKTTASLGMGMRAWGQGLRVLVIQFIKGNWIYGELKAAEQLGPRFVMHQMGEGFLKNSSDDKMSVHRQAAVEALTTAKAAIQSSEWDMIILDEINYAVKFGIVAVEDVLELIDHKPSLLHLVLTGRDARPQIIEKADLVTEMKEIKHPYKQGIQAQPGIEF